From Panicum hallii strain FIL2 chromosome 2, PHallii_v3.1, whole genome shotgun sequence, a single genomic window includes:
- the LOC112883446 gene encoding cyclase-like protein 4 isoform X2: MLNTAGPLYGGRGGRNYVPWHGSIEGNDRGLLSEAYPFLSMEVAPLLLLPLLLLLPPAAVAAGGESAAHPGYAHGTEEACGVAVLPAPERREEFDGGRIVDISHYYRADMPAWESAEGSGEFLRLARSMRNGSDIANFSELRLTAHSGTHVDAPGHVFEHYYDAGFDVDTLDLAVLNADVMASLHIPKGVRRVLFRTLNTDRKLMWKKEFDTSYVGFMKDGAQWLVDNTDIKLVGVDYLSVGAFDECIPAHLVFLEKREVILVEALNLEHVTPGIYALHCLPLRLRGAEGSPARCILIK, encoded by the exons ATGTTGAACACAGCAGGACCCTTGTatggtgggcgtggtggtagaAACTATGTTCCCTGGCATGGATCAATTGAGGGCAATGATCGGGGTCTTTTAAGTGAG GCATATCCATTCCTGTCCATGGAGGTCGcgccgctgctcctgctcccgctactgctgctgctcccgccggcggccgtcgccgccggcggtgAGTCGGCGGCGCACCCGGGCTACGCGCACGGCACCGAGGAGGCATGCGGCGTGGCTGTGCTTCCGGCGCCGGAGCGGCGCGAGGAGTTCGACGGCGGCCGGATCGTGGACATCAGCCACTACTACCGCGCGGACATGCCGGCGTGGGAGTCGGCGGAGGGCTCCGGCGAGTTCCTGCGGCTGGCGCGGTCCATGCGCAACGGCTCCGACATCGCCAACTTCTCGGAGCTCCGCCTCACCGCGCACTCCGGCACCCACGTCGACGCGCCGGGGCACGTCTTCGAGCACTACTACGACGCCGGCTTCGACGTCGACACGCTCGACCTCGCCGTCCTCAATG CTGATGTCATGGCATCCCTTCACATTCCTAAAGGTGTTCGACGTGTACTGTTCCGAACCTTAAATACCGACAG AAAGCTTATGTGGAAGAAAGAGTTTGATACAAGTTATGTTGGCTTCATGAAGGATGGTGCACAATGGTTGGTCGACAATACTGACATCAAACTAGTTG GAGTTGATTACTTGTCTGTAGGTGCATTTGACGAATGCATTCCAGCTCATTTAGTATTTCTTGAGAAAAGG GAGGTCATCCTTGTGGAAGCCTTAAATCTGGAGCATGTTACCCCTGGAATATATGCCTTGCATTGCTTGCCACTAAGATTGCGCGGTGCCGAAGGTTCTCCTGCAAGATGCATCCTTATCAAGTGA
- the LOC112883446 gene encoding cyclase-like protein 4 isoform X1: protein MLNTAGPLYGGRGGRNYVPWHGSIEGNDRGLLSEAYPFLSMEVAPLLLLPLLLLLPPAAVAAGGESAAHPGYAHGTEEACGVAVLPAPERREEFDGGRIVDISHYYRADMPAWESAEGSGEFLRLARSMRNGSDIANFSELRLTAHSGTHVDAPGHVFEHYYDAGFDVDTLDLAVLNGPALMVDVPRDKNITADVMASLHIPKGVRRVLFRTLNTDRKLMWKKEFDTSYVGFMKDGAQWLVDNTDIKLVGVDYLSVGAFDECIPAHLVFLEKREVILVEALNLEHVTPGIYALHCLPLRLRGAEGSPARCILIK from the exons ATGTTGAACACAGCAGGACCCTTGTatggtgggcgtggtggtagaAACTATGTTCCCTGGCATGGATCAATTGAGGGCAATGATCGGGGTCTTTTAAGTGAG GCATATCCATTCCTGTCCATGGAGGTCGcgccgctgctcctgctcccgctactgctgctgctcccgccggcggccgtcgccgccggcggtgAGTCGGCGGCGCACCCGGGCTACGCGCACGGCACCGAGGAGGCATGCGGCGTGGCTGTGCTTCCGGCGCCGGAGCGGCGCGAGGAGTTCGACGGCGGCCGGATCGTGGACATCAGCCACTACTACCGCGCGGACATGCCGGCGTGGGAGTCGGCGGAGGGCTCCGGCGAGTTCCTGCGGCTGGCGCGGTCCATGCGCAACGGCTCCGACATCGCCAACTTCTCGGAGCTCCGCCTCACCGCGCACTCCGGCACCCACGTCGACGCGCCGGGGCACGTCTTCGAGCACTACTACGACGCCGGCTTCGACGTCGACACGCTCGACCTCGCCGTCCTCAATG GACCAGCGTTAATGGTTGACGTTCCCAGAGATAAAAACATAACAG CTGATGTCATGGCATCCCTTCACATTCCTAAAGGTGTTCGACGTGTACTGTTCCGAACCTTAAATACCGACAG AAAGCTTATGTGGAAGAAAGAGTTTGATACAAGTTATGTTGGCTTCATGAAGGATGGTGCACAATGGTTGGTCGACAATACTGACATCAAACTAGTTG GAGTTGATTACTTGTCTGTAGGTGCATTTGACGAATGCATTCCAGCTCATTTAGTATTTCTTGAGAAAAGG GAGGTCATCCTTGTGGAAGCCTTAAATCTGGAGCATGTTACCCCTGGAATATATGCCTTGCATTGCTTGCCACTAAGATTGCGCGGTGCCGAAGGTTCTCCTGCAAGATGCATCCTTATCAAGTGA
- the LOC112879284 gene encoding probable protein arginine N-methyltransferase 3: MERSLAGKDEAEERLRSDEEEEEEEEEGEEGWDDWCSDGDDAGGWLLCLFCSTRFDADSSLLEHCAAEHRFDFHRIVKELGLDFYGCIKLINFVRSKVAENKCWSCGQAFSSNIELCSHLHALENYRIEGKVPWKDDVYLKPFMEDDSLLHSLSMDDEEDEECGTSVERGQCSAGDGVLAEPLGNKLSTLPEGNGSDISARFEQECTIGSRQGEDRVSLAHETNDSQLKVARASVNAKAIKTVDDNYFGSYSSFGIHREMLGDKVRTDAYRDAILGNPSLLSGAAVLDVGCGTGILSLFAAKAGASRVVAVDGSAKMASVATQVAKNNGLLHDENVKTEQKQGAQVINVVHTKAEELIQKILVPQNGFDVLVSEWMGYCLLYESMLSSVLYARDHFLKPGGAILPDTATILGAGFGKGGTSLPFWENVYGFDMSCIGKEVTSTSARFPVVDVVASQDIVTETAVLHSFDLATMKESEMDFTASFELRLSESGTVVPGVTWCYGIVLWFDTGFTDRFCKEKPVVLSTSPFSTPTHWSQTIFTFEEPIAMVKEESTLGSSASVGTDGCPATMLKSRISIVRASEHRSIDISVETTAFSSDGRKRSWPIQIFNL; the protein is encoded by the exons ATGGAGCGTAGCCTCGCAGGCAAGGATGAGGCGGAGGAGCGGCTAAGGTctgacgaggaggaggaggaagaagaagaggaaggagaggaggggtGGGATGACTGGTGCTCCGACGGCGACGATGCTGGCGGCTGGCTGCTATGCTTGTTCTGCAGCACGCGGTTCGATGCCGATAGCTCCCTCTTGGAGCACTGCGCCGCTGAGCACCGCTTCGACTTCCACAGGATTGTGAAGGAGCTGGGGCTGGATTTCTACGGGTGCATCAAGCTCATCAACTTCGTCCGCTCCAAG GTTGCAGAGAATAAATGCTGGAGCTGTGGCCAAGCATTCTCGTCCAACATCGAACTCTGCAGCCACTTACACGCACTGGAGAATTACCGAATTGAGGGAAAGGTTCCATGGAAGGACGATGTGTACTTGAAACCTTTCATGGAGGACGACTCCCTTTTGCACAGTTTGTCCATGGATGACGAGGAGGATGAGGAATGTGGAACATCCGTAGAAAGAGGACAGTGTTCAGCAGGGGATGGGGTTTTAGCTGAACCACTGGGGAACAAGCTGAGCACCTTACCGGAAGGAAATGGTTCTGATATCAGTGCTCGATTTGAGCAAGAGTGTACTATTGGGAGTAGACAAGGGGAGGACAGGGTGTCTCTTGCTCATGAGACTAACGATAGCCAACTAAAGGTTGCACGCGCTAGTGTTAATGCCAAGGCAATCAAAACTGTGGATGATAACTACTTTGGATCTTACAGTTCATTTGGTATTCACAGAGAGATGCTCGGTGATAAG GTGAGAACAGATGCTTACAGAGATGCTATTTTAGGCAATCCTAGCCTTTTAAGTGGAGCAGCTGTACTGGATGTTGGTTGTGGCACAGGAATTCTAAG TCTTTTTGCAGCCAAGGCTGGTGCATCTAGAGTTGTTGCTGTTGATGGGAGTGCAAAGATGGCTTCTGTGGCTACCCAA GTTGCAAAGAATAATGGTCTGTTGCATGATGAAAAtgtgaaaacagaacaaaagcAAGGTGCTCAAGTGATAAACGTTGTGCATACCAAGGCTGAAGAGCTAATTCAGAAAATTCTAGTTCCACAAAATGGTTTTGATGTGTTAGTCAGTGAATGGATGGGATATTGCCTGTTGTATGAATCCATGCTGAGTTCAGTCCTATATGCACGTGATCATTTCCTAAAACCTGGTGGTGCTATTCTCCCAGATACTGCAACGATT CTTGGTGCTGGTTTTGGGAAAGGTGGAACTAGCTTGCCATTTTGGGAAAATGTATATGGCTTTGATATGTCATGCATTGGCAAAGAAGTAACTTCAACTTCAGCTCGATTTCCTGTAGTTGATGTAGTGGCTTCTCAGGATATTGTCACAGAGACTGCTGTACTCCAT TCCTTTGATCTAGCAACTATGAAGGAAAGTGAGATGGATTTTACTGCAAGCTTTGAGCTGAGGCTCAGTGAGAGTGGTACTGTTGTACCTGGAGTAACCTGGTGTTACGGCATTGTCTTGTGGTTCGACACAGGGTTTACCGACAGATTCTGCAAGGAGAAGCCTGTTGTCCTCTCTACCTCTCCCTTCTCTACGCCAACTCACTGGTCACAGACAATCTTCACCTTTGAAGAGCCCATCGCAATGGTGAAGGAGGAATCAACCCTTGGTTCATCTGCATCGGTCGGCACAGATGGGTGCCCAGCCACAATGCTCAAATCCCGGATAAGCATTGTGAGGGCATCTGAGCACCGTAGCATAGACATATCAGTTGAAACCACAGCATTCAGCTCAGATGGCAGGAAGCGCAGCTGGCCTATTCAGATATTCAATCTGTGA